The following are from one region of the Juglans regia cultivar Chandler chromosome 10, Walnut 2.0, whole genome shotgun sequence genome:
- the LOC109021720 gene encoding receptor-like protein kinase 5 — translation MPIDPCKTRPSAPSWRCKIHKVFVEIRVQTKPRSKGTQPHVMKKKTLIFIHFSFYISTFFHFLSHANSQLSAQEQGILLNLKKLWGNPESLRHWIPTNSSSHCSWPEITCSNSSIIGLSFRDYNINGTVSPLICNLKNLTTFDVYNNSFHSMEFPRALYNCSKLEILDLSQNYFYGAIPDDIHHMSRLRELSLGSNNFNGNISASIGQLTELRKLMLIYCPFTGSFPPEIGNLSNLEELGLAGNSKIVPTLPSEFGKLKKLKFLWMAETNLIGEIPNTIGEMAALEHLDLSQNNLTGKIPDSLFMPKNLTNVFLHKNKLSGEIPRVVEALNIDVIDLSENNLTGTIPDNFGKLKKLTGLALFFNQLSGKIPNSIGRLPKLINLKLFNNNLSGTLPPELGRYSMLEEFQVSTNSLTGQLPEHLCDNGKLVGVVAFENQLVGELPNSLGNCSSLELVKIYKNGFSGNIPNGLWTSSNLKMLMLSDNSFTGELPERLGRNLSRLEMNNNRFSGKIPQGVSYWRNLLVLMASNNHFKGTIPRDLSSLTTLLLDRNRLSGSLPSDINSWKSVNTLNLSRNAISGQIPEELGSLPGLTELDLSENQLSGLIPSKLGLLKPTLLNLSSNHLTGSIPSEFENDAYAYSFLNNPDLCANRPSRSLNLKNCSLQGQKSSKTSYKLVAWIIGLVVAVLLGLFISFFVIRNYKKRKNGLHLTWKLVSFQKLNFTESDILSGLTENNLIGSGGSGQVYRVVVHHSGDIVAVKKIWNNRKLEERLEKEFLAEVKILSSIRHANIVKLLCCISNDNSKFLVYKYLDNRSLDSWLHRKSRATTFSSSVSHAVLDWPKRLHIAVGAAQGLSYMHHDCSLPIVHRDVKSSNILLDLNFNAQIADFGLAKMLVKEGEPATMSAVAGSFGYIAPEYARTTRINEKIDVYSFGVILLELTTGRKANDGDEHTSLAEWALRHIQDGKPIGDALDEEVKEPCHLNEMCHVFKLGLYCTSTKPSTRPSMKEVLKVLLQCSQPVINGEKNATIEMFFPS, via the exons ATGCCAATCGACCCCTGCAAAACCAGGCCTTCAGCCCCCAGCTGGCGCTGCAAAATTCACAAG GTCTTTGTTGAGATCAGAGTTCAGACCAAACCCAGAAGTAAAGGAACTCAACCTCATGtaatgaagaaaaaaactcTAATATTTATCCATTTCTCTTTCTACATCAGTACCTTTTTCCACTTTCTTAGCCATGCAAACTCCCAGCTCAGTGCTCAAGAACAAGGAATCCTACTAAACCTGAAAAAACTCTGGGGAAACCCGGAATCTCTCAGACATTGGATTCCAACAAACTCTTCCTCCCATTGTTCCTGGCCTGAGATCACTTGCTCCAACAGCTCTATCATCGGATTATCTTTCCGAGATTATAACATCAATGGAACAGTCTCACCCTTGATTTGCAACCTCAAGAACCTCACAACATTTGATGTTTATAACAACAGTTTCCACTCAATGGAGTTCCCGAGAGCTCTCTACAACTGTTCCAAGTTGGAAATTCTTGACCTCTCACAGAACTACTTTTATGGTGCAATCCCTGATGACATTCACCACATGTCTCGGCTTCGAGAGCTCAGCCTTGGAAGTAACAACTTCAATGGTAACATCTCAGCATCCATCGGGCAGTTGACAGAACTAAGGAAACTCATGCTTATCTATTGTCCGTTTACTGGTTCTTTCCCGCCAGAAATTGGAAACCTGTCCAATCTCGAGGAACTAGGATTGGCCGGAAATTCTAAGATAGTGCCAACTTTGCCTTCGGAGTTTGGAaagttgaagaagctgaagTTTTTATGGATGGCCGAAACGAATTTAATTGGGGAAATCCCAAACACGATCGGAGAAATGGCAGCTCTAGAGCATTTGGATTTGTCACAAAATAACTTGACCGGGAAGATTCCTGATAGTTTGTTTATGCCAAAGAATCTAACGAATGTTTTCcttcacaaaaacaaattgtcTGGGGAGATTCCTCGGGTGGTTGAGGCTTTGAACATTGATGTCATCGATCTCTCGGAAAATAATTTGACAGGAACAATTCCCGATAATTTTGGAAAGCTCAAAAAGCTGACGGGTCTGGCTTTGTTTTTCAATCAACTATCTGGAAAAATTCCAAATAGCATTGGTCGTCTTCCGAAGCTGataaatctcaaattatttaacaataatTTGTCAGGGACTTTGCCTCCAGAACTTGGGAGGTATTCTATGCTAGAAGAGTTTCAGGTTTCAACCAACAGCCTTACAGGCCAGTTGCCAGAACACTTGTGTGACAATGGGAAGTTAGTGGGAGTGGTAGCTTTTGAAAACCAGCTCGTTGGAGAGTTGCCCAATTCGCTTGGAAATTGCAGCAGTTTGGAATTAGTGAAGATATACAAAAATGGGTTTTCTGGGAACATTCCGAATGGTCTTTGGACatcatcaaatttgaaaatgttgatgcTAAGTGATAATTCTTTTACAGGCGAGCTTCCAGAGAGATTGGGACGGAATCTTTCACGATTGGAGATGAATAACAATAGGTTTTCGGGTAAAATTCCACAGGGAGTGTCTTACTGGAGGAATTTGTTGGTTCTCATGGCTAGTAATAACCACTTCAAAGGCACGATTCCTCGAGATCTTTCTAGTTTGACAACTCTTTTGCTTGATCGAAACCGACTTTCGGGCTCCCTTCCATCAGATATTAATTCATGGAAATCGGTGAATACCCTAAACCTCAGCCGAAATGCAATCTCAGGACAAATTCCAGAGGAACTTGGTTCCTTACCAGGCCTTACTGAATTGGACTTGTCAGAAAACCAATTGTCTGGCCTAATTCCATCAAAACTAGGCCTTTTGAAGCCCACTTTACTCAATCTGTCTTCAAATCATCTAACAGGAAGCATCCCAAGTGAATTCGAGAATGATGCATATGCCTATAGCTTCTTGAACAATCCTGATCTTTGTGCTAATAGACCATCTCGATCCCTTAACCTCAAGAACTGTAGTTTGCAAGGCCAAAAGTCGAGCAAAACTTCTTATAAATTAGTTGCTTGGATCATAGGTTTGGTGGTAGCAGTTCTTCTaggtttatttatttcattctttgtgatcagaaattacaaaaaaagaaagaatggattGCATTTGACATGGAAGCTCGTTTCGTTCCAGAAGCTGAATTTCACAGAATCAGACATTTTGTCAGGATTGACAGAAAATAACCTGATTGGTTCTGGTGGATCAGGTCAAGTATATCGTGTTGTTGTTCATCATTCAGGTGATATTGTTGCTGTGAAGAAGATTTGGAATAATAGAAAGCTAGAAGAAAGGCTTGAAAAAGAATTTCTAGCAGAAGTCAAAATACTTAGTTCAATTCGACATGCCAACATAGTGAAGTTGCTCTGCTGTATCTCCAAtgataattcaaaatttcttgtCTACAAGTATCTGGATAACCGTAGCCTGGATAGTTGGCTGCATAGGAAAAGTAGAGCAACAACCTTTTCAAGTTCAGTCAGTCATGCTGTCTTGGATTGGCCTAAAAGGTTGCATATAGCAGTTGGAGCTGCCCAGGGGCTCTCCTATATGCACCATGACTGCTCACTACCCATTGTTCATCGAGATGTGAAGTCAAGCAACATCCTTTTAGATCTCAATTTCAATGCACAAATAGCTGATTTTGGTCTAGCAAAAATGTTGGTCAAGGAGGGAGAACCGGCTACAATGTCAGCCGTGGCTGGCTCTTTTGGCTACATAGCTCCAG AGTATGCTCGCACAACAAGAATTAACGAGAAGATCGATGTTTACAGCTTCGGGGTTATCCTTCTGGAACTGACAACCGGAAGGAAAGCCAATGATGGTGATGAACACACATCTCTAGCCGAATGGGCATTACGACACATTCAAGATGGAAAACCGATAGGTGATGCCTTGGATGAAGAGGTCAAGGAGCCCTGTCACTTGAATGAAATGTgtcatgttttcaaacttggaCTCTATTGTACTAGCACAAAGCCTTCTACCAGGCCATCCATGAAAGAGGTTCTTAAGGTTTTGCTCCAATGCAGCCAACCAGTCATAAACGGTGAGAAGAATGCGACAATTGAGATGTTTTTCCCTTCCTAA
- the LOC109021721 gene encoding hexokinase-1-like: MGKVAVGAAVVCAAAVCAAAALVVRHRMRSSGKWARAMAIVKEFEEKCGTPVGKLRQVADAMTVEMHAGLASEGGSKLKMLISYVDNLPTGNEKGLFYALDLGGTNFRVLRVQLGGPGKHIIHQEFDEVAIPQHLMTGSSDELFDFIAAALAKFVATESEGFHPAPGRQRELGFTFSFPVRQLSISSGTLIKWTKGFNIEDAVGEDVVGELTKAMEKIGLDMRVSALVNDTIGTLAGGRYCNQDVIAGVILGTGTNAAYVERAHAIPKWHGLLPKSGEMVINMEWGNFRSSHLPLTEYDQALDDESLNPGEQIFEKIISGMYLGDIVRRVLCRMAEEAAFFGDTVPPKLRIPLILRTPDMSAMHHDKSSDLRVVGSKLKDVLEISNTSLKMRKVIVELCDIVASRGARLSAAGIFGILKKLGRDTIRDGEKQKSVIGIDGGLYEHYTEFRTCLESTLKELLGEEVAENVSIEHSNDGSGAGAALLAASHSQYLGVEES; the protein is encoded by the exons atgggGAAGGTGGCGGTCGGAGCAGCGGTGGTGTGTGCGGCGGCGGTATGCGCGGCGGCGGCTCTGGTGGTGCGCCACAGGATGAGGAGCTCGGGAAAGTGGGCCCGAGCCATGGCGATCGTCAAGGAATTTGAGGAGAAGTGTGGTACCCCCGTTGGTAAGCTGAGACAGGTGGCTGACGCCATGACCGTTGAGATGCATGCTGGTCTCGCATCGGAGGGTGGCAGCAAACTCAAGATGCTAATCAGCTACGTCGACAACCTCCCCACTGg GAATGAGAAAGGTCTTTTTTATGCACTGGACCTTGGAGGGACAAACTTCCGTGTCCTACGAGTACAGTTAGGAGGGCCAGGAAAACACATTATCCATCAAGAATTTGATGAAGTTGCAATTCCTCAACATTTGATGACAGGGAGTTCAGAC GAATTGTTTGATTTTATAGCCGCAGCTCTTGCAAAATTTGTTGCTACAGAAAGTGAAGGGTTTCATCCAGCACCTGGTAGACAAAGGGAGTTGGGTTTTACCTTCTCATTCCCAGTGAGGCAATTATCGATTTCATCAGGGACCTTGATAAAGTGGACGAAGGGATTCAACATTGAAGATGCG GTTGGAGAAGATGTGGTTGGAGAATTGACTAAAGCCATGGAAAAGATCGGCCTAGATATGCGTGTGTCAGCTTTG GTCAATGATACAATCGGAACATTAGCAGGAGGTAGATACTGCAACCAGGATGTCATTGCTGGTGTCATTTTAGGCACTGGTACAAATGCAGCATATGTAGAAAGGGCACATGCTATTCCCAAGTGGCATGGTCTTCTTCCTAAATCAGGAGAGATG GTTATCAATATGGAGTGGGGTAACTTCCGGTCATCCCACCTTCCACTAACAGAATATGATCAAGCACTAGACGATGAGAGTTTAAACCCTGGAGAACAG ATCTTTGAGAAGATAATTTCTGGTATGTATTTGGGGGACATTGTACGCAGGGTTCTGTGTAGGATGGCTGAAGAAGCTGCATTTTTTGGTGATACTGTTCCACCCAAATTGAGAATTCCTTTAATACTGAG GACTCCAGACATGTCTGCAATGCATCATGACAAGTCTTCAGATCTGAGAGTGGTTGGGAGCAAATTGAAGGATGTCTTAGAG atATCTAATACCtctttgaaaatgagaaaagtCATTGTGGAGCTTTGTGACATTGTTGCCTCACGTGGGGCCCGCCTATCCGCTGCTGGTATCTTTGGTATCCTCAAGAAATTGGGTAGAGACACGATCAGGGATGGAGAGAAACAAAAGTCGGTTATAGGGATCGATGGAGGGTTGTATGAGCACTACACTGAATTCAGGACATGTTTGGAGAGTACACTCAAGGAGTTACTTGGAGAGGAAGTTGCTGAGAACGTCTCCATTGAGCACTCCAATGATGGCTCTGGCGCTGGAGCTGCCCTCCTTGCTGCCTCTCATTCCCAATACCTTGGGGTAGAGGAATCGTGA